Proteins encoded in a region of the Cupriavidus pauculus genome:
- a CDS encoding carboxymuconolactone decarboxylase family protein, whose amino-acid sequence MPLRLDACQANRPAMDLLLRLDRRSDGYRLEHSLADLVRLRVSLLNGCPYCIDLHTTRARRAGEMDARIDLLPAWRDSALYTDRERAALAWSEAVTRLADHVPDAAWDAVRPHFSDRELVDLTLLVNAINALNRFGIAFRRAPAWR is encoded by the coding sequence ATGCCTCTTCGGCTCGATGCCTGTCAGGCCAACCGTCCCGCCATGGACCTGCTGCTGCGGCTCGACCGCCGCAGTGACGGTTACCGGCTCGAACATTCGCTGGCGGACCTCGTGCGCCTGCGTGTGTCGCTGCTGAACGGCTGTCCGTACTGCATCGACCTCCACACCACGCGCGCGCGCCGCGCGGGCGAGATGGATGCGCGCATCGACTTGCTGCCCGCGTGGCGCGACAGCGCGCTGTACACCGATCGGGAGCGCGCGGCGCTCGCATGGTCCGAGGCCGTGACGCGACTGGCCGACCACGTTCCCGATGCCGCGTGGGACGCGGTGCGGCCGCATTTTTCGGACCGCGAACTCGTCGATCTGACGTTGCTCGTCAACGCGATCAATGCGCTGAACCGGTTCGGGATCGCGTTCCGCCGCGCGCCGGCATGGCGTTAG
- a CDS encoding carboxymuconolactone decarboxylase family protein, which yields MAPRLDFYKASPAAIKAMMGLEDRIGKSGLEPSLIELVRLRASQINGCAFCIDLHTADARKGGEDDRRLATLSVWRETPFFSARERAALAWTEAVTLVARDHVPDTVWEAVHPHFSEAEIVDLTLLVATINSWNRFAISFRKTPV from the coding sequence ATGGCACCCCGTCTCGATTTCTACAAGGCCAGCCCCGCAGCCATCAAGGCGATGATGGGTCTGGAAGACCGCATCGGCAAAAGCGGCCTCGAACCGTCGCTGATCGAACTCGTGCGTCTGCGCGCCTCTCAGATCAACGGCTGCGCGTTCTGTATCGACCTCCATACCGCCGATGCGCGCAAGGGCGGCGAAGACGACCGCCGCCTGGCCACGCTGTCCGTCTGGCGCGAGACCCCGTTCTTCTCCGCGCGCGAACGCGCGGCGCTCGCCTGGACCGAGGCCGTGACGCTGGTCGCGCGGGACCACGTGCCCGATACCGTCTGGGAAGCGGTCCACCCGCATTTCAGCGAGGCCGAGATCGTCGACCTCACGCTGCTGGTGGCCACCATCAACAGCTGGAACCGTTTCGCGATTTCGTTCCGCAAGACGCCGGTCTGA
- a CDS encoding J domain-containing protein — translation MHTHYDNLKVSRDAPFEVIRAAYKSLSQKYHPDRHADGDEANRIMRLINAAYEVLSDPVKREEHDRWIATQEKLEAQRGRRPAAARPGTAAGTAAGTAPRPQAPPRPQAQPQQPSQAQSAQSAQSAQSARERARKAEAEKAARAEKEREKAREKAREQEKERQRERERREHEAEQQRRAERADRDRRERERADERESRNRRREERPMREDGFQPARLSGRSWSLIVYSLAATAILVLLSDWVPGASIETPAANAATDPAPAVTAAAAPPPSPPSPAAIASSIISTREETRYIRPTLTPKGEPWPERSGYVPGYPVLNTDGLSMVTIDNTRNKFDVFLKLVSMDNTRPLPVRTSYVRSGTSFTMENIAPGSYDVRYRSLDTGEIFRSERFDLKEIQEATGTSFAKNILTLYSVEGKARNVSIPEREFP, via the coding sequence ATGCACACCCATTACGACAACCTGAAGGTTTCCCGCGACGCGCCGTTCGAGGTCATTCGCGCCGCGTACAAGTCGCTGAGCCAGAAATACCATCCGGACCGTCATGCGGACGGCGACGAGGCCAACCGCATCATGCGGCTGATCAACGCCGCCTACGAAGTGCTGAGCGACCCGGTCAAGCGCGAGGAACACGACCGCTGGATCGCCACGCAGGAGAAACTCGAGGCCCAGCGCGGCCGGCGGCCCGCGGCGGCCCGGCCCGGCACCGCTGCCGGTACTGCGGCCGGTACCGCGCCGCGCCCGCAGGCGCCACCGCGGCCGCAGGCCCAGCCCCAGCAGCCGTCGCAGGCGCAATCGGCGCAATCGGCGCAATCGGCGCAATCGGCGCGGGAACGCGCGCGCAAGGCCGAAGCCGAGAAGGCGGCAAGGGCCGAGAAGGAGCGGGAGAAAGCGCGGGAGAAGGCACGGGAACAGGAGAAGGAACGCCAGCGGGAGCGGGAGCGCCGCGAGCACGAGGCCGAACAGCAGCGCCGCGCCGAGCGCGCCGACCGGGACCGCCGCGAACGGGAGCGTGCCGACGAGCGCGAAAGCCGCAACAGGCGCCGCGAGGAACGTCCGATGCGCGAAGATGGCTTCCAGCCCGCGCGCCTCTCGGGCCGGTCGTGGTCGTTGATCGTGTATTCGCTGGCCGCGACCGCGATCCTCGTGCTGCTGAGCGACTGGGTACCGGGTGCGAGCATCGAGACGCCCGCCGCCAATGCCGCCACGGACCCGGCGCCGGCGGTGACCGCAGCCGCCGCGCCCCCGCCCTCGCCACCCTCGCCCGCCGCCATCGCGTCGAGCATCATCTCCACCCGCGAAGAGACGCGCTATATCCGCCCGACGCTCACGCCGAAGGGCGAGCCGTGGCCGGAACGCTCGGGCTATGTGCCCGGCTATCCCGTGCTGAACACCGACGGCCTGTCGATGGTGACGATCGACAATACGCGCAACAAGTTCGACGTGTTCCTGAAACTCGTGTCGATGGACAACACGCGACCGTTGCCGGTCCGCACGAGCTACGTGCGCAGCGGCACATCGTTCACGATGGAGAATATCGCGCCGGGCAGCTACGACGTGCGATACCGGAGCCTGGACACCGGCGAAATCTTCCGCTCGGAGCGATTCGACCTCAAGGAGATCCAGGAGGCCACGGGCACGAGCTTCGCGAAGAACATCCTCACGCTGTACAGCGTCGAGGGCAAGGCGCGCAACGTCAGCATTCCGGAACGCGAGTTCCCATAA
- a CDS encoding PLP-dependent aminotransferase family protein, which produces MNVHLTIHGRQGLAGQIYRQLRAGVIDGRLAPGERLPSTRELAMQLGVSRKTTLDVFERLIAEGYLRSRTGDGTFVADEMTRLAPKPPRTAMLQPSVEIWESLPDVLPMPSRERPPEFDFIGGVTDKALFPFDQWRRCVSHALRVLARAPGGYRDPAGEQELRLAVSRYLAFSRAVVSNWQDVIMTQGAQQAIDLLARVALRPGDIVAVEDPGYPPARTSLLAAGANVVPVPVDAEGIVVDRLPPEARIVYVTPSHQFPLGMPMSLERRLALLDWAQHHGALIVEDDYDGEYRFEGRPVESLKSLDKAGVVAYVGTFSKTIFPELRVGYVIPPAPLGVAMRKAKQIGDWHSCTMTQTALAKFMLDGYFSKHLRRMHKEYAARRALLRHALEHELSPWLVPLPSSAGIHLAAEIRATDPTAEAMVIERATAARVGVYGISGMYVAARPRPGLLFGYGGIGTDRIRAGVDRLKTALERRAN; this is translated from the coding sequence ATGAACGTGCACTTGACGATTCACGGCCGCCAGGGGTTGGCGGGCCAGATCTACCGGCAGTTGCGCGCCGGGGTCATCGACGGGCGCCTCGCGCCGGGGGAGCGGCTACCCTCCACGCGCGAGCTCGCGATGCAGCTCGGCGTCTCGCGCAAGACCACGCTCGACGTGTTCGAGCGCCTGATTGCCGAGGGCTACCTGCGGTCGCGCACGGGCGACGGCACGTTCGTGGCCGACGAAATGACGCGGCTGGCGCCGAAGCCGCCGCGCACGGCCATGCTGCAGCCCTCGGTCGAAATCTGGGAATCGTTGCCCGATGTGCTGCCGATGCCCTCGCGGGAACGGCCGCCCGAGTTCGACTTCATCGGCGGCGTCACCGACAAGGCGCTGTTCCCGTTCGACCAGTGGCGCCGGTGCGTCAGCCACGCATTGCGTGTGCTCGCGCGCGCGCCCGGTGGCTACCGCGACCCCGCCGGCGAGCAGGAACTGCGCCTCGCGGTCTCGCGCTACCTCGCCTTCAGCCGCGCCGTGGTCAGCAACTGGCAGGACGTGATCATGACCCAGGGCGCGCAGCAGGCCATCGACCTGCTCGCGCGCGTGGCGCTGCGGCCCGGCGACATCGTCGCGGTGGAGGACCCCGGCTATCCGCCGGCGCGCACCAGCCTGCTCGCTGCCGGCGCGAACGTGGTGCCGGTGCCCGTCGATGCCGAAGGGATCGTCGTCGACCGGCTCCCCCCCGAGGCGCGCATCGTCTATGTGACGCCGTCCCATCAGTTTCCGCTCGGCATGCCGATGAGCCTCGAGCGCCGGCTTGCGCTGCTGGACTGGGCGCAGCATCACGGCGCGCTGATCGTCGAGGACGACTACGACGGCGAGTACCGCTTCGAGGGACGTCCCGTCGAGTCCCTCAAGAGCCTCGACAAGGCCGGTGTGGTCGCCTATGTGGGCACGTTCTCCAAGACCATCTTCCCCGAATTGCGCGTCGGCTACGTGATTCCACCCGCGCCGCTCGGCGTGGCGATGCGCAAGGCCAAGCAGATCGGGGACTGGCACAGCTGCACGATGACGCAGACCGCGCTGGCCAAGTTCATGCTCGACGGCTACTTCTCCAAGCATCTGCGGCGCATGCACAAGGAGTACGCGGCGCGCCGCGCGCTGCTGCGGCATGCACTCGAGCACGAGCTGTCGCCCTGGCTCGTGCCGCTGCCCTCCTCGGCCGGCATCCACCTCGCGGCCGAGATCCGCGCCACGGACCCCACGGCGGAAGCCATGGTCATCGAACGCGCCACGGCCGCGCGCGTGGGCGTCTACGGAATCTCGGGCATGTACGTCGCGGCGCGGCCGCGGCCGGGGCTGCTGTTCGGCTACGGCGGCATCGGCACCGACCGCATCCGCGCGGGCGTGGACCGGCTGAAGACGGCGCTGGAGCGGCGCGCGAACTGA
- a CDS encoding cbb3-type cytochrome c oxidase subunit I encodes MNTIAILLSAFLLSVFALLAFIWAMQRGLFDTSPDAARVIFSEGETGHPEDPSAPNGGQGIVDPSRDAADRSSAQVVFLFLCCAMVWLVVASAAGLTASIKLHEPDLFASVPWLSFGRIRTIHLNAVAYGWAPMAGLGIALFLLPRLLKTPLVGGRWAVVGAAIWNAALIAGIGSIGAGISDGLEWLEIPWQVDILFVAGGALVGIPLLLTLVNRTVSHLYVSVWYMGCALFWFPVLFLVANFPGLHFGVEQATMNWWFGHNVLGLFYTPLALASIYYCLPKIIGQPVRSYGMSLLGFWALAFFYGQVGGHHLVGGPVPGWLVTLSIVQSMMMLIPVIAFSINLHQTLKGNFRRLIDSPTLRFVTFGSMMYTVSSAQGSFEALRAVNRITHFTHYTVAHAHIGLYAFVSFAFFGAIYFILPRVIGREWPYRWMIYCHFWLAAGGIGVYFVGLSIGGWYQGLAMLDASRPFMDSVTLTIPYLKARSIGGAMMLVSHLFFAANFVSAIFGLGPNRHRPALFHQGRDGHEGRNPAQGV; translated from the coding sequence ATGAATACCATCGCTATCCTGCTATCGGCCTTTCTGCTGTCGGTGTTCGCACTGCTGGCATTCATCTGGGCCATGCAGCGCGGCCTGTTCGATACCTCGCCGGACGCCGCGCGCGTGATCTTCTCCGAAGGCGAGACCGGTCACCCCGAAGATCCTTCCGCGCCGAACGGCGGCCAGGGCATCGTCGATCCGTCGCGCGATGCGGCCGACCGCTCGTCCGCGCAGGTCGTGTTCCTGTTCCTGTGCTGCGCGATGGTCTGGCTCGTGGTCGCGTCGGCGGCCGGGCTGACGGCCTCCATCAAGCTGCACGAGCCGGATCTGTTCGCATCGGTGCCGTGGCTGTCGTTCGGCCGCATCCGTACCATCCACCTCAATGCCGTGGCCTATGGCTGGGCGCCGATGGCCGGGCTCGGCATCGCGCTGTTCCTGCTGCCTCGGCTGCTCAAGACGCCGCTCGTCGGGGGACGCTGGGCCGTGGTGGGCGCCGCGATCTGGAATGCCGCGCTGATCGCGGGCATCGGCAGCATCGGGGCCGGGATCTCGGACGGCCTCGAATGGCTCGAGATTCCGTGGCAGGTCGATATCCTGTTCGTCGCGGGCGGGGCGCTGGTCGGTATTCCGCTCTTGCTCACGCTCGTCAACCGCACCGTCAGCCATCTGTACGTCTCGGTCTGGTATATGGGGTGCGCGCTGTTCTGGTTCCCGGTGCTGTTCCTCGTGGCCAACTTCCCGGGGCTGCATTTCGGCGTGGAGCAGGCGACCATGAACTGGTGGTTCGGCCACAACGTGCTGGGCCTGTTTTACACGCCGCTCGCGCTGGCCTCCATCTACTATTGCCTGCCCAAGATCATCGGGCAGCCCGTGAGGTCGTATGGCATGTCGCTGCTCGGTTTCTGGGCGCTGGCGTTCTTCTACGGGCAGGTTGGCGGCCACCATCTGGTGGGCGGTCCGGTGCCGGGCTGGCTCGTCACGCTGTCCATCGTGCAGAGCATGATGATGCTGATTCCGGTCATCGCGTTCTCGATCAACCTGCACCAGACGCTGAAGGGCAACTTCCGCCGGCTGATCGACTCGCCAACGCTGCGTTTCGTGACGTTCGGCAGCATGATGTACACGGTCAGTTCCGCGCAGGGCTCGTTCGAGGCGCTGCGGGCCGTCAACCGTATCACGCACTTCACGCACTACACGGTCGCGCACGCGCATATCGGGCTCTATGCGTTCGTGAGCTTCGCGTTCTTCGGCGCGATCTACTTCATTCTCCCGCGCGTGATCGGCCGCGAATGGCCGTACCGCTGGATGATCTACTGCCACTTCTGGCTCGCCGCCGGCGGCATCGGCGTGTACTTCGTCGGCTTGTCGATCGGCGGCTGGTACCAGGGGCTCGCCATGCTCGACGCCTCGCGCCCGTTCATGGATTCGGTGACGCTGACCATTCCGTACCTCAAGGCCCGGTCGATCGGCGGCGCGATGATGCTGGTCAGCCATCTGTTCTTCGCCGCCAATTTCGTCAGCGCGATCTTCGGGCTCGGTCCCAATCGCCACCGGCCGGCCCTGTTCCATCAGGGACGCGATGGGCATGAGGGTCGAAACCCCGCGCAGGGAGTCTGA
- a CDS encoding cbb3-type cytochrome c oxidase subunit II, which yields MNNESALLAGGMTMLALATSALVVIPYLQLKDIKPTEGIKPYTAAQLRGREVYIANGCIYCHSQQPRDSSFAPDARRGWGRVSVAGDYYYDNPHLLGTMRTGPDLMNIGVRQPSADWHLGHLYQPRAYVGGSIMPSYPYLFDVKDAAEPGDKPVALPPGYAPPNKVVVPKAEALDLVAYLQSLNRTGAVLPPDGGMSPK from the coding sequence GTGAACAATGAAAGCGCCCTGCTGGCCGGGGGCATGACCATGCTGGCGCTGGCCACGAGCGCGCTGGTCGTGATTCCGTACCTCCAGCTCAAGGACATCAAGCCGACCGAAGGCATCAAGCCGTACACGGCCGCGCAGCTGCGCGGGCGCGAGGTCTATATCGCCAACGGCTGCATCTACTGCCATTCGCAGCAGCCGCGCGACAGCAGCTTCGCGCCCGATGCCAGGCGTGGATGGGGCCGGGTCTCGGTGGCCGGCGATTACTACTACGACAATCCGCATCTGCTCGGCACGATGCGGACCGGACCGGACCTCATGAATATCGGTGTGCGGCAGCCGAGCGCGGACTGGCACCTGGGCCATCTGTACCAGCCGCGCGCGTACGTGGGCGGCAGCATCATGCCGAGCTATCCGTACCTGTTCGACGTGAAGGATGCGGCCGAGCCCGGCGACAAGCCCGTGGCGCTGCCGCCCGGCTACGCGCCGCCGAACAAGGTGGTGGTGCCGAAGGCGGAGGCGCTGGACCTCGTGGCCTATCTGCAGTCGCTGAACCGGACCGGCGCGGTATTGCCGCCGGACGGCGGCATGTCCCCGAAATAA
- a CDS encoding c-type cytochrome codes for MDERSETQQAAAARARENVDPHEGRAPIPRTVLALIAGLIAFGAIYILMAPINVPSGLGDARTTADLVGKPRPAGGAVDGAAVFQSRCVACHQATGQGLPGVFPPLAASEWVNGKDTRLAAIVLRGVNGKLTVRGTAYNGAMPPFADQLGDAELAAVLTHVRSQWGNTSPPVTAETVAAVRAETADMKAPFDGDAALGSPGG; via the coding sequence ATGGATGAACGATCCGAAACCCAGCAGGCCGCGGCGGCACGGGCGCGCGAGAACGTCGACCCGCATGAGGGCAGGGCGCCGATTCCCAGGACGGTGCTCGCGCTGATTGCGGGGCTGATCGCGTTTGGCGCGATCTATATCCTGATGGCGCCGATCAACGTGCCGTCGGGGCTCGGCGACGCGCGCACGACCGCCGATCTGGTCGGCAAGCCCAGGCCGGCCGGCGGCGCGGTGGATGGCGCGGCGGTGTTCCAGAGCCGCTGCGTGGCCTGCCATCAGGCCACGGGGCAGGGCCTGCCCGGCGTGTTTCCGCCGCTGGCCGCGTCGGAATGGGTCAATGGCAAGGACACCCGGCTCGCGGCCATCGTGCTGCGGGGAGTCAACGGCAAGCTGACCGTCAGGGGGACGGCCTACAACGGGGCGATGCCGCCGTTTGCGGACCAGCTCGGCGATGCGGAGCTGGCGGCCGTGCTGACGCATGTGCGCAGCCAGTGGGGCAATACGTCGCCGCCGGTCACGGCGGAGACCGTGGCGGCGGTCCGGGCCGAGACCGCGGACATGAAGGCGCCGTTCGATGGCGACGCGGCGCTCGGCAGTCCGGGTGGCTAG
- a CDS encoding SCO family protein has product MVWLLLVISLSGAGLYALTDGLTAWTLDQRRENRIAAGAMRLPAVAVWDQQGREAVWFGADASDLPDARLGAAASPPAQSSPQDAIYLVDVIYTRCMTVCRALGAEFAQLQARIAADGLSGRIGLRSLSFDPRDGVADLAGYGREHRARLPDWAVATAADPTAMRALLREADVIAIPDGFGGFEHNGGLHVVDARGRVLGTFTLEAYQDAYAFARAALPAAGAANVDGGAP; this is encoded by the coding sequence GTGGTATGGCTGCTGCTTGTCATTTCGCTGAGCGGCGCGGGGCTCTATGCGCTGACGGACGGGCTGACCGCGTGGACGCTCGATCAGCGGCGCGAGAACCGGATCGCGGCGGGGGCGATGCGGCTGCCAGCCGTGGCGGTTTGGGACCAGCAGGGGCGGGAGGCGGTGTGGTTCGGCGCCGACGCCAGCGATCTGCCCGATGCCCGTTTGGGGGCCGCCGCGTCGCCCCCGGCGCAGTCCTCCCCGCAGGACGCGATCTATCTGGTCGATGTCATCTACACGCGCTGCATGACCGTCTGTCGTGCGCTGGGCGCCGAGTTTGCGCAACTGCAGGCCCGCATCGCGGCCGACGGCTTGTCGGGGCGCATCGGATTGCGCTCGCTGTCGTTCGACCCGCGCGACGGGGTCGCGGATCTGGCGGGGTATGGGCGCGAGCACCGTGCGCGGCTACCGGACTGGGCCGTGGCCACCGCGGCCGATCCCACGGCCATGCGGGCGCTGCTGCGGGAGGCGGATGTGATTGCCATTCCGGACGGGTTTGGGGGCTTCGAGCATAACGGCGGCCTGCATGTAGTGGATGCACGGGGCCGTGTTCTCGGGACGTTCACGCTCGAGGCGTATCAGGACGCGTACGCGTTCGCGCGCGCCGCGTTGCCCGCCGCCGGCGCGGCGAACGTCGACGGCGGGGCGCCGTGA
- a CDS encoding HD-GYP domain-containing protein has product MLRRIKAEQLQVGMFVARLGGPWINHPFWRSRFLVTSDEQVEQIQAANVQDVWIDILKGRNLPTPATPDAMEADVTDDDGTEFEDELERARELIKSARQLVGNMFGDVRMGRALESQGALLLVDAASNSLTRHSQALIALSRLKEKDDYSYLHAFSVCVLMIAVGRTLKLPDGEVRELGIAGLMHDIGKLTLPESILQKGPDLTPREEEAMRRHPSAGYRILNEARLYTNIPLDVCVHHHERVDGRGYPFGLVEHEISVHAKIAAICDTYDSLTSPRPGHLPWSPARAMEYIAVRVDTLFDRRVFKAFTRTVGIYPIGTVLRLRSNRLAVVCGQNEDEPLRPRVMAFYSVSESVAQAPQLIDLMHSDETVVAFEDARQWGYSDEQLMAMYAPHG; this is encoded by the coding sequence ATGCTGAGAAGAATCAAGGCGGAGCAGCTGCAGGTCGGAATGTTCGTTGCCAGGCTCGGCGGACCCTGGATCAACCACCCGTTCTGGCGCTCCCGCTTCCTCGTCACGAGCGACGAGCAGGTCGAGCAGATCCAGGCGGCCAACGTGCAGGATGTCTGGATCGACATCCTCAAGGGCCGCAATTTGCCCACGCCCGCCACGCCGGATGCGATGGAGGCGGACGTCACGGACGACGACGGGACCGAGTTCGAGGACGAACTCGAGCGCGCGCGCGAACTGATCAAGTCCGCGCGGCAGCTGGTCGGCAACATGTTCGGCGACGTGCGGATGGGACGCGCGCTGGAAAGCCAGGGTGCGCTGCTGCTCGTGGACGCCGCATCCAATTCGCTGACGCGGCATTCGCAGGCGCTGATCGCGCTGTCGCGGCTCAAGGAGAAGGACGACTACTCCTATCTGCATGCGTTTTCGGTCTGCGTGCTGATGATTGCCGTCGGCCGTACGCTCAAGCTGCCCGATGGCGAAGTGCGCGAACTCGGGATTGCGGGCCTGATGCACGATATCGGCAAGCTCACGCTGCCCGAATCGATCCTGCAGAAGGGGCCGGACCTCACGCCGCGGGAAGAAGAGGCCATGCGGCGGCATCCGTCGGCGGGATACCGGATCCTGAACGAGGCGCGGCTCTATACCAATATTCCGCTCGACGTCTGCGTCCACCATCACGAGCGCGTGGACGGGCGCGGGTATCCGTTCGGCCTGGTCGAGCACGAGATCAGCGTGCACGCGAAGATCGCGGCCATCTGCGATACCTACGATTCGCTGACTTCGCCACGCCCCGGACATCTGCCGTGGTCGCCGGCGCGGGCCATGGAATATATCGCGGTGCGGGTCGATACGCTGTTCGACCGGCGCGTGTTCAAGGCATTTACGCGCACGGTGGGGATCTATCCGATCGGCACCGTGCTGCGGCTGCGGTCGAACCGGCTGGCGGTGGTGTGCGGGCAGAACGAGGACGAACCGCTACGGCCGCGGGTCATGGCGTTCTACTCGGTATCGGAATCGGTCGCGCAGGCGCCGCAATTGATCGACCTGATGCACAGCGACGAGACGGTCGTGGCGTTCGAGGACGCGCGGCAGTGGGGGTATTCGGACGAACAGCTGATGGCGATGTACGCGCCGCACGGATAG
- the purT gene encoding formate-dependent phosphoribosylglycinamide formyltransferase, with amino-acid sequence MTTLGTPLSPSATKVMLLGSGELGKEVLIALQRLGVETIAVDRYENAPGQQVAHHARTIAMTDGDQLRALIEAERPDLVVPEIEAIATPTLEALEAAGVVRVIPTARAARLTMDREGIRRLAAETLNLPTSPYKFCDSLEELQAAIDGGIGYPCVVKPVMSSSGKGQSKIDGPADVKAAWDYAMAGGRVSHGRIIVEGFIDFDYEITLLTVRAKGADGDVETHFCEPIGHVQVSGDYVESWQPHPMHPKALQTAQHIAREVTGNLGGQGLFGVELFVKGEQVWFSEVSPRPHDTGMVTMITQWQNEFELHARAILGLPVSTALKSPGASAVIYGGVDATGVVFDGVADALTVPQTEVRLFGKPESFTKRRMGVALAYAEDVEVARERAKDAASRVKPRVA; translated from the coding sequence ATGACCACGCTCGGAACTCCCCTCTCCCCCTCGGCCACCAAAGTCATGCTGCTCGGCTCGGGCGAGCTCGGCAAGGAAGTCCTGATCGCGCTGCAGCGGCTCGGCGTCGAGACGATCGCCGTCGATCGTTACGAGAACGCGCCGGGTCAGCAGGTTGCGCACCACGCGCGCACCATCGCGATGACCGATGGCGACCAGCTGCGCGCGCTGATCGAGGCCGAGCGGCCCGATCTGGTCGTGCCGGAAATCGAGGCCATCGCCACGCCGACGCTCGAGGCGCTGGAAGCGGCCGGCGTCGTCCGTGTGATCCCGACCGCGCGCGCGGCGCGCCTGACCATGGATCGCGAAGGCATTCGCCGTCTGGCGGCGGAAACGCTGAACCTGCCGACCAGCCCGTACAAGTTCTGCGATTCGCTCGAAGAACTGCAGGCCGCGATCGACGGCGGTATCGGCTACCCGTGCGTGGTCAAGCCCGTGATGAGCAGCTCGGGCAAGGGCCAGAGCAAGATCGACGGCCCGGCGGACGTCAAGGCCGCGTGGGATTACGCGATGGCCGGCGGCCGCGTGAGCCATGGCCGCATCATCGTGGAGGGCTTTATCGATTTCGACTACGAGATCACGCTGCTGACGGTGCGCGCCAAGGGTGCGGACGGCGATGTCGAAACCCATTTCTGTGAGCCGATCGGCCACGTGCAGGTCAGCGGCGACTACGTCGAAAGCTGGCAGCCGCATCCGATGCACCCGAAGGCACTGCAGACCGCCCAGCATATCGCGCGCGAAGTCACGGGCAACCTCGGCGGGCAGGGCCTGTTCGGCGTGGAGTTGTTCGTCAAGGGCGAACAGGTCTGGTTCAGCGAGGTCAGCCCGCGTCCGCACGATACGGGCATGGTGACGATGATTACCCAGTGGCAGAACGAGTTCGAACTGCATGCGCGCGCGATCCTGGGCCTGCCGGTCAGCACGGCGCTGAAGAGCCCCGGCGCCAGCGCGGTGATCTATGGCGGCGTGGATGCGACCGGTGTGGTCTTCGATGGCGTGGCCGATGCACTGACCGTGCCGCAGACCGAAGTGCGGCTGTTCGGCAAGCCGGAGAGCTTCACCAAGCGCCGGATGGGTGTGGCGCTGGCCTATGCGGAAGACGTGGAAGTCGCGCGCGAGCGCGCGAAGGACGCGGCCAGCCGCGTGAAGCCGCGCGTGGCCTGA
- a CDS encoding LysR family transcriptional regulator encodes MNFNLSDLRAFVAVAELSSFRAAASELHLSQPALSRRIEKLEDALGVRLFDRTTRSVEMTAVGREFSRKARELLNGLEESLLGIRDVATRITGEVTVACVPSAVRYFLPAVLRQYHARYPRIVVRLIDEGANEVLNMVVRNEADFGLNYIGTQEPDVEFEPVLKEPFVVACPPDHPLARKRKVTWSELGQYDYMTVGKASGNRMLLDLALTDVPVRPQWYCEVRHVSTLVSLVEAGLGVAAVPRLAMPPGKHPTLKSVPLVEPTVTRTVGLIRRRGRSLSPAAAQLYEMLQKTSAERRRP; translated from the coding sequence ATGAATTTCAATCTCTCCGATCTGCGCGCGTTCGTCGCGGTGGCCGAACTCAGCAGCTTCCGCGCCGCGGCGTCCGAACTCCATCTCTCGCAGCCGGCACTGTCGCGGCGTATCGAGAAACTCGAGGACGCGCTCGGCGTCCGGTTGTTCGATCGCACCACGCGGTCGGTGGAAATGACGGCCGTGGGCCGCGAGTTCTCGCGCAAGGCGCGCGAGTTGCTCAATGGGCTGGAGGAATCGCTGCTGGGTATTCGCGACGTCGCCACGCGCATCACGGGCGAGGTCACGGTGGCCTGCGTGCCGTCGGCGGTGCGCTATTTCCTGCCCGCGGTGCTGCGGCAGTACCACGCGCGATATCCGCGCATCGTGGTGCGGCTGATCGACGAGGGGGCCAACGAGGTGCTCAATATGGTCGTGCGGAACGAGGCGGACTTCGGGCTCAACTACATCGGGACGCAGGAGCCCGACGTCGAGTTCGAACCCGTGCTCAAGGAGCCGTTCGTCGTGGCCTGTCCGCCCGATCATCCGCTGGCGCGCAAGCGCAAGGTCACGTGGTCCGAGCTTGGCCAGTACGACTACATGACCGTCGGCAAGGCCAGCGGCAACCGGATGCTGCTCGACCTGGCGCTGACCGACGTGCCCGTGCGGCCGCAGTGGTATTGCGAGGTGCGGCACGTGTCCACGCTGGTGAGCCTCGTCGAGGCCGGGCTGGGCGTGGCGGCCGTGCCGCGGCTGGCGATGCCGCCGGGCAAGCACCCGACGCTCAAGAGCGTGCCGCTGGTGGAACCGACCGTCACGCGCACGGTGGGGCTGATCCGGCGGCGGGGACGGTCGCTGTCGCCGGCGGCGGCGCAGTTGTACGAGATGCTGCAGAAGACCAGTGCCGAGCGTCGCAGGCCGTAA